In Cryptomeria japonica chromosome 10, Sugi_1.0, whole genome shotgun sequence, a genomic segment contains:
- the LOC131060782 gene encoding inactive TPR repeat-containing thioredoxin TTL3 — MQAQMAYFPPETKKRGGFDLYGGVFNSRIFGSFRDSNGNADRSKNNNNGGSSPSFYSFSKNGDGDKQRQMPVGETKNIMKAEEIHKMANAGGGIADSGKEMEMNLKEAQHGDANNVNLKGSIHKIGADSGRVDMDSKKQDAEFSDNSVSSMSVSSSLGRKSSDASSCSSCGSVSGIVNMVVSPGREMVKLGGNRSHSGELSSGGSSSGGSPTVESSGRRSCSSVGNILGNGPARKSYSAPLGNLKHHGSRATKSDCYPPSLKSGYSSSSSGELTSHSNNSNGNGNVSHIGNVLSSGNILSNGKPKPNAATNNGKGIPRGTSDHVPSQYVLRSGNANYGHGSIIKGNGVTGNIQIAGENIMLKRVLASTDPEVVKNGGNDQYHKGHFSEALFLYERAIALSPGHALYHSNKSAALTGLGRLQEAVQECLEAIKLDPSYVRAHQKLATLYLRLGEIENAKTHLKIAGQLPDWSELQTVQAVEVYLTKCAEARKIGDWRSLLRESTAAIMAGADSAPQLYASKAEALLKIQRLDEADGVLMAAPKIVVDASARFYGIVGNSYLLLVQAQVDMALGRFESAVTNAERAARMDLYNHEVTALLRKARSVADARKNGNALFKACKYFEACTAYGEGLEHDPMNAILLCNRATCRSKLGQWEKAVEDCNAALSIKPTYYKALHRRADSNAKLERWEDSMRDYEALRREVPGDIDVARALFDVQVNLKKSRGEEINNMKFGGEVEVVSSDDQFRQAITAPGLAVVHFSSRSNERCKQISPFVDHLCKRYPSVNFLKVDVQDNLFLAKSENVNCVPTFKIYKNGFKVKEIIGPSQQMLESSVNHYSL; from the exons ATGCAAGCACAAATGGCCTATTTTCCTCCTGAAACCAAGAAGCGTGGTGGGTTCGATTTGTATGGGGGGGTCTTTAACAGTAGGATTTTTGGGTCCTTTAGGGATTCTAATGGGAATGCGGATCGGTCTAAGAATAATAATAATGGGGGCAGTAGCCCCTCCTTTTATTCGTTTAGTAAGAATGGCGATGGTGATAAGCAGCGGCAGATGCCTGTAGGAGAGACCAAAAATATCATGAAAGCTGAAGAGATCCATAAAATGGCAAATGCCGGTGGAGGAATTGCAGACAGTGGGAAAGAAATGGAAATGAATTTGAAAGAAGCTCAACACGGAGATGCCAACAATGTGAATTTGAAGGGATCCATCCACAAGATTGGGGCGGATTCGGGAAGAGTCGATATGGATAGCAAGAAGCAAGATGCGGAATTCTCAGATAATTCTGTTAGTTCTATGTCTGTAAGCTCTAGCCTGGGCAGAAAATCCTCTGATGCAAGCAGTTGTAGTTCTTGTGGGTCGGTCAGTGGTATTGTGAACATGGTAGTGAGCCCAGGAAGGGAGATGGTTAAGTTGGGTGGAAATCGTAGCCATTCTGGAGAGCTGAGCAGTGGGGGGAGTTCAAGTGGAGGAAGTCCTACGGTTGAAAGCAGCGGAAGGAGGTCCTGCTCAAGCGTTGGCAACATACTTGGAAATGGGCCTGCAAGGAAATCATATTCCGCTCCTTTGGGAAATTTGAAGCATCATGGATCTAGGGCGACCAAAAGTGACTGCTATCCGCCCTCTCTGAAAAGTGGTTAttcttctagttcttctggagAACTGACCAGTCACAGTAACAATAGCAATGGCAATGGCAATGTCTCTCACATTGGCAATGTGCTTTCCAGTGGAAACATCCTTTCCaatggaaaaccaaaaccaaacgcTGCCACAAACAATGGGAAAGGGATTCCAAGGGGGACATCAGATCATGTTCCAAGCCAGTATGTTCTGAGATCTGGAAATGCAAACTATGGACATGGAAGCATAATCAAGGGGAATGGAGTGACTGGAAACATTCAGATTGCTGGCGAAAACATAATGTTGAAGCGTGTCCTGGCCAGTACAGATCCAGAGGTTGTGAAGAATGGTGGAAATGATCAGTATCATAAGGGGCATTTTTCAGAGGCACTGTTTTTGTACGAAAGAGCAATTGCTTTATCTCCTGGACATGCTTTGTATCATAGCAATAAGAGTGCTGCACTTACAGGCCTAGGCCGTTTGCAGGAAGCGGTTCAGGAGTGCTTGGAGGCAATTAAGCTTGATCCTTCCTATGTTCGTGCCCATCAGAAACTTGCAACTCTCTATCTCAG ATTGGGGGAAATAGAAAATGCTAAAACGCACTTAAAGATAGCTGGGCAGCTGCCAGATTGGAGTGAACTGCAGACAGTACAAGCAGTGGAAGTTTACCTAACCAAATGTGCAGAGGCTAGGAAGATAGGAGATTGGAGAAGTCTTTTGAGAGAGAGCACTGCAGCTATTATGGCAGGTGCCGATTCTGCACCACAG TTATATGCATCTAAAGCTGAAGCTTTACTAAAGATTCAAAGATTAGATGAAGCAGATGGGGTTCTGATGGCTGCACCCAAGATAGTAGTTGACGCATCTGCGAGATTTTATGGGATTGTGGGAAATTCTTATCTGCTGCTGGTTCAAGCACAGGTTGACATGGCTTTGGGAAG GTTCGAAAGCGCAGTTACAAATGCAGAAAGAGCAGCTCGTATGGATCTATATAATCATGAGGTCACTGCATTGCTTAGAAAGGCTAGATCTGTGGCTGATGCCCGCAAAAATGGAAATGCTTTATTCAAAGCTTGCAAGTATTTTGAAGCATGCACAGCATATGGAGAAGGGCTTGAACATGATCCCATGAATGCAATTTTGCTATGCAATAGAGCAACATGTAGGTCTAAGCTTGGGCAATGGGAAAAGGCAGTAGAGGATTGCAATGCTGCTTTGAGCATTAAGCCTACCTACTATAAGGCTCTTCATAGGCGAGCAGACTCAAATGCTAAG CTTGAGCGATGGGAGGATTCTATGAGGGATTATGAAGCTTTGAGAAGAGAAGTTCCTGGCGACATAGACGTGGCTCGAGCTCTTTTTGATGTGCAAGTGAATTTGAAGAAATCACGCGGAGaggagattaataacatgaaattTGGAGGTGAAGTTGAGGTGGTTTCCAGCGATGATCAATTTAGACAAGCAATTACTGCCCCTG GTTTAGCAGTTGTCCATTTTAGTTCAAGATCAAATGAGAGATGCAAGCAGATTTCTCCATTTGTTGACCACCTTTGCAAGAGATATCCATCTGTAAATTTTCTTAAG GTTGATGTACAGGACAACCTTTTCTTGGCAAAGTCGGAAAATGTGAATTGTGTACCAACTTTCAAAATTTACAAAAATGGTTTCAAAGTAAAAGAAATCATTGGGCCAAGTCAGCAAATGTTGGAGAGCTCAGTAAATCATTATAGTCTTTAA